TTAGGAGATTATTCTACAAAACCGGGAGGAAGTCTTACCTGCCTGCAATTAAAAAATGGAAAAAACAAAGAAAAAAGCTGTCCACCTTTGGATGAACTGTGCCCCGATTTACGGACAGTTTAAAAAGCGCCTATGCGGCTAGTAAATGGCCCCGGTATTGCCCCGGGGTCATTTTATTTAAGCCCCATTGATAACGATGCTGGTTATATTCCTCAATCACTCGATCCACTTCTTTTCTAACATCTCCTAAATTATCTAATGATTTATACTCTGCTAAATCCTTAAAGTGCCCAAAGAAACTTTCCATTGGTGCGTTATCCCAACAGTTTCCCTTTCGGGACATCGATTGTATTAAGCCAAGTTCTTTTACTTTGCTTTGGAATTGGGGATGGGTATAGTGGAAACCTTGGTCAGAGTGCAGTATGGCTTCTGGATGAAAATGATCGCCAACAGCTTGTTTTAACTTTTTAAGCGTCTTATATACAATATCCATTTCTAACGAAGTGGATAGATGATAAGCGACAATTTCTTTGGTAGCTCCATCTTTTACGCAGGATAAGTATGCTTTTTGTCCCTTTCCGAAATAGAGATAAGTAATGTCAGTAAGCAGGACTTTTCCTGGTTCTTCTTGATTAAATTCTCGGTTAAGGAGGTTGGGACAAGATCGATGCTCATGGGTTGCCTTAGCCATTTTACGATAAGGATTGGCTTTCCTTACTTTTGTTACAAGATTATATTTTGCCATCAGACGCCTAATCTTTTTGTGGTTCATTACCGATGAATAATCATTCTCCATAATCATTTTGATCTGGAGGACACCTACTTTTTCTTTTTTACTTATGAATATTTCTCGAATTAACTCTATATCCAATTGATCCTTCTCGTCACGTTGTGCCCGTAATTGTGCTGCCTTCAGCCAATCATAGTAGCCACTTCGACTTACGCCTGCCAGTTCACACAGGTAGGAAACAGATTTTTTCAACTGATATGTTCTGATGGTTTTCTCAATTAAAGAAAACTTCTCAGCTGCCGTTAGAATCGTTTCTTCATCAACGCCTGCCTTTCTAGTTCTTCCAGCTTTTTTAAGAAGTCATTCTCTGCCTCAAGGAATTTAATCCTTGCCTCAGCCTTCCTTAGTTTCTCCTCAATGGAAAGTTGTTTAGAAGAAGGACGTCCAGTGCTCCCTTTACCTCGACGTTCCGTAAGGAAACCTTCCTCCCCGAACCTTTCGAATGTTTCTCTCCAACGCTTAAGACAACGTTTTGGCTGTTCCTTGCCAATCATCTCGAGATCAAAGCCTTGTTCAATAAAGATTTGCGATGGTGTTTTCCCACTTTTGTACTCCGCCACTGCTTTTATCTTAAATTCAGAACTATAGGAGATTGACCTCTCAGAAGCCCTCAAAACATTAGGATTCTTTTCAAGCTCTTTCATTTGGAATTCATTATAGATATTCTTACTCATAAAAAATCCTCCGCCTTATTCATTAAAACTATTGAAACACAAAAAACCCCAGAAAGGGGCACTTTTTTATCAGTGTCCACTATCTAGGGTATAGTTCAGGACAGCCCTAGCTTCTTAATTAATATGGATCCGTTTCACGGCTTTTCTCAACAGCTTCCTTTGCTGCCTCGTTTTCAGCAATCGAACCCTGGCCATATTTGGATCTTCCAGCGTCTCGGCCAGGCACTTGCTCTTCCCCGCTCATTGCCAGCAATTCTTTCATGACTTTCTCGGTTCCTTCCTTCACACGGCGTCCATAATCTTCATCAGCCTGTGTGAAATGCTCAAACATAGCATCCTGAATACGTTTGTCACATACCGCCAGTGCTTCAGAGAGGTTTTTGATTAATTCCTCGCGCTCCCAATCTTCAAAGCTCCGATATGTATGGCCTGCCTGACCATAATTATTTGGACGATCGATAGGTGCGCTCATGGCTGCAGCATTATAGGTTGGCCGATGCGGTGTGCGCCCTTCCTCAGGTGCTTCCTTGAAGCCGCCCTTCATCGATGGCTCATAGTTAATATGCGGATTTTCTCCCGATTCTTTAGGGTCACGAGTATCCATTTGGCCGCGCTGCTGGTTTGTGCGAACAGGTGCTTTCGGCGCGTTCACCGGTAATTTCAGATAGTTTGCCCCTACGCGATAGCGCTGTGTATCGGAATAAGAGAATGTCCGGCCCTGAAGCATCTTATCATCAGAAAAATCCATTCCGTCAACGAGTACCCCTGTACCGAAGGCAGCCTGCTCAATCTCTGCATGATAATCCTCTGGATTGCGATCAAGAACCATACGGCCAACAGGAAGCCAAGGGAACTTATCTTCCGGCCAAAGCTTTGTATCATCAAGGGGATCAAAATCCAGTTCAGGATGGTAATCATCCTCCATAATCTGTACAAATAGCTCCCATTCAGGATAATCTCCCCGTTTAATTGACTCAAATAAATCCTGTGTGGCATGACCGACATTTTTCGCCTGAATTTCGTTTGCCTCTTGCTGTGTCAGGTTGCGGATGCCCTGCTTCGGCTCCCAGTGATATTTCACCAGTACCGCTTCCCCTTTTTCATTCACCCATTTATACGTATTGACGCCGGAGCCTTGCATATGACGGTATGTAGCGGGTATTCCCCAAGGTGAAAACAAGAATGTAATCATGTGTGTGGCCTCAGGTGTCCTGGATACAAAGTCAAACATCCGCTCGGGATTTGACACATTTGAAACAGGATCAGGCTTGAAGGCGTGAATCATATCAGGGAATTTCATCGCATCCCGGATAAAGAAGATTTTCAGGTTATTACCGACTAAATCCCAGTTTCCATCCTCTGTGTACATTTTTACTGCAAAGCCGCGCGGATCACGAGCCGTTTCCGGTGAATCTTTTGCCCCTGCAACGGTAGAAAAGCGTACCATCAATGGCGTCTTCTTCCCTGCACCAGAAAAAACCTTTGCGCGTGTATACTTTTCGACCGGCTCATCCCCAACTTTTCCGTATGTCTCAAAGTAACCGAATGCCCCTGCTCCTCTTGCGTGAACCACACGCTCCGGTACTTCTTCCCTGTCAAAATGGGAGATTTTCTCAATGAAATGGTAATTCTCCAAGGTCGCTGGTCCCCGATTGCCTATCGTACGGATGTTTTGGTTATCAGTAACAGGATGTCCCTGCCGAGTCGTCAGCGTCTCACGCTTTACATCTTGATCATTTGCTGAATTCCTATCATTATTCTTTGCCAAAATCAGACCTCCTAATATTTTATGACGATATTTTACCTCGGTTTTAGAAATTTATACCTGGATTTTCCTGTATTGTTAGGTGATGGGGTTTCTTCCAAAACACAATTACTTCAGGTGTTATCATACCCTGTGTGGCTGAAATGAAACCTTTTTACGAAAAAAGCTCCTCGTTTATTTGTTCGAATAATGTTCTTGCCTTTGTAAAAAAATACTCTTGTCCAAAGGGGGTGAAGACGTGCCTAATCTAAATGATAACAAGTTCAAAAAAATTCAATCGGAAAGCCAGAAGCAGGGTAAATCATACGAAGAGTATGCTGCTGAACTGGAAGAGAACAAAATGAAGGCTCAAAAAAGAAAATAGAAGAAAAGAAGACACGCGCTTTTCCCTTCAGCTTTTACGGGAACAGGCGCTTTTTATATTTTTAGACCTTTTCTTAAAACAACATATTAAAAGTCATTTATGAATATTTTTGTATAAGCAATTTAGGGAGGGGTTTAAATGGCGAAAAGAAAAACGAAGAAAATTTTATTATTTTGTGACCCTGGAATTGACGACTCTCTAGCGATCATTTATACATTGCTGGATCCGAATCTTGAACTGGTCGGACTTGTTACAAGCTATGGAAATGTAACTGAGGACCAGGCAACAGCAAATGCTTATTATCTGCTAGATCTGGCTGGACAAAAAAATATTCCTATTATTCCTGGTGCTGCTCAGCCTGTTCAGCAGGAAAAAGTTACGTACTATCCGGATATCCATGGAGCCGAAGGGATTGGACCTATTCAGCCTCCTGCTGATATGAAATATCAAACCTATCCATTTGATACAATAGGTATCCTTATTGAAAAGTATCAGAAAGACTTGATTATTGTTGATACCGGAAGATCTACTAGCTTGGCGATAGCTTTTATACTCTTTGACGAACAGATCAAGCAAGTGGGAGCTTTTTATATCATGGGCGGTGCTTTCTTTGTTCCCGGGAACGTTACACCTCTTGCGGAAGCCAACTTTTATGGTGACCCTACCTCTTCCAATTACATTTGTAAATATGCCAATAACCTTACGATTACACCTCTAAATGTAACAGAATTCGCCTTATTGACCATGGAAACAGTGGAATATGTAACTAATACAGCTACAAACCCTTTCACCATTTTATTAAAACCTATTTTCGAGTACTATTATAAAGCTTATCAGAAGCTGGTTCCCGGGATTCAAGGAGCCCCTATTCACGATCTGCTTACTATCATGATCATTAATAATCCTGCTATAGCAGACTACATTTATTACGACGTAAGTGTTATAGATGGAACTGTAGAGGGAAAGGGTCTATCATACATCGATATCCGGCCCGGCAGCCAGAAGGGAAAGACCAGAATAGCCGTTAAACTTGACTACGATGGCTTTATCAATGAGTTTCTCAAAGTTATGCTTGGATAAAATTATGAATGTCTGATGCCGCCTTCGCTGCTGACTCCCTTAGCAATTTGTATGTCCCCCCTGCAGGTTCAAATTCCTCATGTATTGAAAAGTTAACTGCAAAGTTATAGATCATTTTAACCCGATTTCTGCTGCAGGATTTTTTGTCCAGCCTGATTGTATACTCATTTAATAATTTTAACAAATGGACCTTTCACTCTTATATCGAAAGGAAATATTTAATACTTTGTCCGCATCCCGTTCATAGTTTGTTAACATTTAAGTATTACAATGAATTTGTACCGAAACATCATACAGCCCTTTTTTCTTTACCCCTTCAGGTCCGGCCCTTATTAAGAGGCCGGATTTTTTTATTTATGTCTTTCACCCTTCCAAAAATTTAATCAGCCTTCATGCTACTATTTTCCTTGTAGAGATCAAGATAACTAACTGG
This window of the Cytobacillus pseudoceanisediminis genome carries:
- a CDS encoding IS3 family transposase (programmed frameshift), with translation MSKNIYNEFQMKELEKNPNVLRASERSISYSSEFKIKAVAEYKSGKTPSQIFIEQGFDLEMIGKEQPKRCLKRWRETFERFGEEGFLTERRGKGSTGRPSSKQLSIEEKLRKAEARIKFLEAENGLLKKAGRTRKAGVDEETILTAAEKFSLIEKTIRTYQLKKSVSYLCELAGVSRSGYYDWLKAAQLRAQRDEKDQLDIELIREIFISKKEKVGVLQIKMIMENDYSSVMNHKKIRRLMAKYNLVTKVRKANPYRKMAKATHEHRSCPNLLNREFNQEEPGKVLLTDITYLYFGKGQKAYLSCVKDGATKEIVAYHLSTSLEMDIVYKTLKKLKQAVGDHFHPEAILHSDQGFHYTHPQFQSKVKELGLIQSMSRKGNCWDNAPMESFFGHFKDLAEYKSLDNLGDVRKEVDRVIEEYNQHRYQWGLNKMTPGQYRGHLLAA
- a CDS encoding catalase codes for the protein MAKNNDRNSANDQDVKRETLTTRQGHPVTDNQNIRTIGNRGPATLENYHFIEKISHFDREEVPERVVHARGAGAFGYFETYGKVGDEPVEKYTRAKVFSGAGKKTPLMVRFSTVAGAKDSPETARDPRGFAVKMYTEDGNWDLVGNNLKIFFIRDAMKFPDMIHAFKPDPVSNVSNPERMFDFVSRTPEATHMITFLFSPWGIPATYRHMQGSGVNTYKWVNEKGEAVLVKYHWEPKQGIRNLTQQEANEIQAKNVGHATQDLFESIKRGDYPEWELFVQIMEDDYHPELDFDPLDDTKLWPEDKFPWLPVGRMVLDRNPEDYHAEIEQAAFGTGVLVDGMDFSDDKMLQGRTFSYSDTQRYRVGANYLKLPVNAPKAPVRTNQQRGQMDTRDPKESGENPHINYEPSMKGGFKEAPEEGRTPHRPTYNAAAMSAPIDRPNNYGQAGHTYRSFEDWEREELIKNLSEALAVCDKRIQDAMFEHFTQADEDYGRRVKEGTEKVMKELLAMSGEEQVPGRDAGRSKYGQGSIAENEAAKEAVEKSRETDPY
- a CDS encoding nucleoside hydrolase, with the protein product MAKRKTKKILLFCDPGIDDSLAIIYTLLDPNLELVGLVTSYGNVTEDQATANAYYLLDLAGQKNIPIIPGAAQPVQQEKVTYYPDIHGAEGIGPIQPPADMKYQTYPFDTIGILIEKYQKDLIIVDTGRSTSLAIAFILFDEQIKQVGAFYIMGGAFFVPGNVTPLAEANFYGDPTSSNYICKYANNLTITPLNVTEFALLTMETVEYVTNTATNPFTILLKPIFEYYYKAYQKLVPGIQGAPIHDLLTIMIINNPAIADYIYYDVSVIDGTVEGKGLSYIDIRPGSQKGKTRIAVKLDYDGFINEFLKVMLG